Within the Mucilaginibacter sp. CSA2-8R genome, the region CTGCCGGCATGACCCATACTGCCGTATACTCTAAAGCGGTATACGACAAAATTCCGGTTGATGTAGTAGGGCACGACCGTAACAGCTGGCGCTACTCTGTTGCGCAGAATTTTTTAGATGGGCCGGTAGGCGATAAAGGCATTTATAGCACAGTTGGCGATTTGTACCTGTTTGACCAGGCTTTAAAAGCTGGTAGATTAATTAAAGCCAGTACCCAAGACTCAGCCTATACCGCTCATGTTACCCCATTGATACGCGGGCATTTCAGCTACGGGTATGGCTGGCGTATATTTGAAAGTAAAAACGAAAAGGTGGTTTACCATACCGGCTGGTGGCATGGTTTCAGGCATATATTTTTACGTGATTTAAAAAACGATGTGACTATAGTTTTGTTAGGAAACTTAGTGAACGGCAGCTTGCTGCATTTAGACGAATTGTTTAAAATTACCGGGATGCCTGTTGTACGCAAAGGTGCTTACACCGGTACCGGCGAAACGGCAGACGATTAACACCTGGTAATTCATCAGCATAAATTATTCACTTTTAAACCAATTTTTATGTTCGACAAAATATTAGAAGCTCAGCAAAAAGCTGGCGAAATGAAAAAACGCCTGGATGGCATCACTGTAACCGGCGCGGTAGAAGGCGGTAAAATTACCGTAACCGCCAATGCCAACAAAGTGGTGCAGAGCATCGTTATTAGCGATGAGTTTTTAAGAGAAGCTGATAAAGATGAGTTGGAAGAATTACTGGTTACAGCCGTAAACAAAGCGATGGAGCAGGCCGACAATATTAACCAGAGCGAAATGGCTGCCATGACCAAGAATATGTTTGGTGATTTGGGCGGTATGTTTGGACAATAACATACCATAGCCATGTAATAAATCGGTAAAATCAATTTTACCAATAAAGCGTTTAAACAACTATTAATAGTTTTGTTTAAACGCTTTATTTTTTATTTATGAAACTGACTTATTACGGGCACTCTACCGTAGAATTGCAAACCGGCGGCAAAACGCTGTTATTCGATCCGTTTATTACACCGAACGAATTAGCCAAACATATCAATATTAATGAGCTGAAACCCGATTATATCCTGATTTCGCATGGGCACGGCGACCATGTGGCCGATTTACTGCCTATCCAAAAAAACAGTGGCGCTAAAGTAATTTGCATTGCCGAGATTGCTACCTGGTTAGGTAAAAACGGTGTAGAAGATGCACATGGCATGAACATTGGCGGCAGCTACAGTTTTGATTTTGGCCGGGTAAAAATGGTATATGCCCTGCACTCAAGCTCAATGCCCGATGGCAGCTACGGCGGCGTACCAGCAGGCTTTGTAATTTACGCCGAAGGCAAAAAGATTTATTTTGCAGGCGATACAGCTTTAACCTACGACATGAAATTACTGGCTGAAGAAGAACTGGATTGGGCCATTTTACCGATAGGTGATAATTACACCATGGGTATTGATGACGCTGTTAAAGCCAGTGATTTTATTGCTTGTAAAGACATCATCGGTGTGCACTATGATACTTTTCCGGCTATTAAAATTGATAAAGACGAGGCGATGGAAAAATTCATCAAGGCCGGCCTAAATTTAAAGTTGCCGGCTATTGGCGACAGCATTGAGCTAGTGGGTAATTAACAACACACCTACTATATAAACAAACAAGGTCATTGTGTTATACGATGACCTTGTTTGTTTTAAGAAAGATAAAACTACATTTTTGTAGCAGTGGTGTCTTTTTTCACTTTCACTTTCATCTTACCATTTTTCTTTTTCATTTTTTTCTTAACAGTGTCTTGGGCGGCAACATCAGCTTTAGCTGATACGATTGGGCCGTGTGCAAATACAGTTCCGAAAGAGATTGCCGCTAAGGCAACCATACAAATCATTTTTTTCATAGCAAGCTGATTTTAATAAGTTCCTAATGTTAACATCGCCAAAGTAAGTAAAGTTTGCTTTAGGCTTAATTAAATTAAATTATTGTTCCGGATAGTATTACTGCGCGTTTTTTTACCACTACAATGCCGCCTTGTACGGTGTACGAACCGTAATCACCATCAGCCAATGGCTCGTCGCCGCAGTTAATGCTTACATCATCGCCAATGTGGGCATTTTTATCAATAATGGCGTTTTTAATTTTACAGCGGTCGCCTATACCCATAATAGGGGCGTTGGCTGCCTTGGCATCGGCAATCTGCTCTATGGTTTGGTAGTTGTCGCTCCCCATTACATAGCAGCTTTCAATTTCGGTACCTAAACCTATGCGGGTACGTACACCGATGATTGCATGCGTAATACGGCTGGCATTGATGATACAGCCATCAGCAATAATTGATTTTTCGAGCAGGGTACCTGATATTTTTGAAGGCGGCAACATGCGCGCACGCGTAAAGATGGGCTTTTTATCAAACAGGTTAAACTGAGGTATATCATCAGTAAGACCTAAGTTTGCTTCAAAAAACGACGGAATAGTACCGATATCTTCCCAGTAACCTTCGTATTGGTAGCTGGTTACGCGGTGCGTTTTAATAGATTGCGGTATAATCTCTTTACCAAAGTCTGGATGATCGTTTCCCTGTAATAGTTCATAAAGCGCTTTACGGTTAAAAATGTAAATACCCATTGAGGCCAGGTAGTTACGGTCTTTAGCCGCCATTTCTTCACTTACCTCTGCAGCCCAACTCTCAAAACCGCTTTTTGGTTTTTCAATAAAGTCGGTAATTACACCTTCGGTATCAGTTTTTAAGATCCCGAAGCTCGGCACGTCTTTAGCGTGTACGGGGATGGTAGCTATAGAAATTTCGGCACCGGCGTTGATATGCTGCTGTACCATGTCTTTAAAGTCCAGCTGGTACAACTGGTCGCCGGAGAGGATGAGCACATACTCAAATTCGTGTACAGACAAATGGTGCAGGCTTTGCCTAACGGCATCAGCCGTACCCTGAAACCAGCCCACATTTGATGGGGTTTGCTCGGCAGCTAAGATATCAACAAACGAATCGCTAAAGCTGCTGAAGTGATAAGTGTTTTTGATGTGCTTGTTAAGCGAGGCCGAGTTAAACTGCGTAAGCACAAAAATGCGTTCGAAGCCCGAGTGCAAGCAGTTAGAGATCGGAATATCAACTAAACGATACTTACCGGCAATAGGTACGGCCGGTTTTGAACGGGTGGCGGTTAACGGGAATAAACGTGTTCCCTGGCCCCCGCCAAGTACTATGCTGATTACTTTAGAGTTCATATAGTTGGTTTTAAGCTTTCATAGAGTTGGATGTATTGTTGGGCCGAGCGGGTCCACGAAAAATCGAGCCCCATCATACGTTTACGTAACAATTGTAAATGCGTGGTGTTCTGGTAAAGTGTTACCGCACGGCTAATAGAGTAGCAAATATCATTAACGCTGCTTTGGTTAAAGCAGATACCGTAGCCGCCTTCGTCGCCAAAATCAAGCACAGTGTCAATCAGTCCACCGGTACGCCTCACAATAGGCAAAGTACCGTAACGCAAGGCATATAATTGGTTAAGACCGCAGGGCTCCACGCGCGATGGCATCAGCAAAAAGTCGCTGCCGGCATAAATGAGGTGGGCCAACTCCTCGTTGTAGCCTACGTAAGTGATATAATGGTTCGGAAATTTTGCTTTAAGCTGCGTAAGCGCGGCTTCTGTTTCTTTATCACCGGCGCCTAACATTAAAATATTGAGTTTGCCGGCATGTTCTGTCAGGCTGCGGGTAAAGGCCTCGGGCAGTAAGTCGGCACCCTTTTCAACCACCAGCCTGCCAATAAAAGAGATCAGGGGTAAATCGGGCGAGAAGCCAAAATGCTCGCACAAAGCCTGTTTGTTTTTGAGCTTACCGGCTTCGGGCTGGGCAGGTGTAAACGGCGCAGCAATCATGGGGTCGGTTTCCGGGTTCCACACCTCGGTATCAATCCCGTTAATGATGCCCTGTCCTTTGGCCCGCTCCAGGTAAAACAGTAATTCAAGCCCGTTGGAGTTAACCGAAAGCTCTTCTAAATAACTTGGCGATACGGTAGTATACCTATCACAGCATTTAATGGCGCTGGCCAGTGGGTTAATGCCGCCGTTCCAGTCGAGCAAACCGGCATGAGCCATGTCAACCTCGGGCAGGTAATCAAACTTTTGGTAGCCAAAGGCACCGTGGTACTGCCCATTATGTATGGTAAATACGGTAACGGTTTTGGCCAGCCGCTTGTACAAAGCCGAATGCTGAAGCAAAAAGGGAATCAATCCTACATGATGATCATGGCAGTGAATAATATCGGGCTTTTGCTGCGACCAGTTAATCCAGTCTAAAAACGCCAGCTGAAAAGCAATAAACTGTTCGCGCTCATCGGGGTAGCTATATACCTCGGGGCGGTCGAGCAGGCCGGGAATATAAATCAGAAAAAGCTCAAAGCCTAATTTATTGGTACGCTCTTTCCAGATCTCAAATTCATAACGTTTGGTACCTAACAGGTTCGAGGCTTCAAACACCACGTCAAATTCATTTTCCTGAACAAATTTGCGGTCGTAAAAAGGTAAAACTACCGAAGCCTGTAAACCGGCCTCGTTTTGATATTTGGGTAAGGCGCCTACAACATCGGCCAGCCCGCCAACCTTAGCGATGGGATAACACTCTGCGGCAAGATGAAAAACTTTCATTTTATAGGTATGATGGGCTCAAAGTAAGTAAATACTTCGCTTACAACAATAACCCATCATTAATAAAATGTGTTTTTATCATCTGTTGATTATTGCTTAAAAATGAATATCAAATAATTAACAAATGAGGCTTTATACGCGAAGGCTTGTAAGAACTGCTCAGCATATTAACCGGCTGCATCCACTACAAAAAACCTTTTTTGTTACTAACGGCTGCGCAAGAGGCATCAAATAAAAAAGCCGGAACCGTATATCAAGACTTTACATGCTTGATATATGGTTCCGGCTTTGGTATAGCTCAAAGGGCGGCTTAACCCGCCAGCCTATTTTTGCCTGAAGAATATTTGCACCGGTACGCCGGTAAAATCAAAGTTTTCGCGCAGTTTGTTTTCTATAAAGCGCTTGTATGGGTCTTTAACATATTGCGGCAGGTTACAGAAAAATGCAAACATGGGCGATGTAGCGTTAATCTGGGTAACGTATTTAATTTTTACGTGCTTGCCCTTTAATGCCGGCGGCGGATAGTTTTCAATAATCGGCAGCATCACATCATTCAGTTTTGAGGTTGATATTTTTTTGCTGCGGTTGGCATATACGTCTGCTGCGGTTTCAATTACTTTAAGCAGGCGTTGTTTTTCTAACACCGAGGTAAATACGATAGGCACGTCGGTAAAAGGCGCTGTTTTTTCGCGGATTTGCTCTTCAAAACGTTTAATGGTTTTGTTGTCTTTTTCAATCAAATCCCATTTGTTAACCACCAGCACAATGCCTTTTTTATTTTTTTCGGCCAGGTGGAAGATGTTGATATCCTGCGATTCCAAACCTTCTACCGCATCAATCATCAGAATGATGACATCGGCTTCTTCGAGCGCTTTAATGGTACGCATTACCGAGTAAAACTCGATATTCTCCTTCACCTTGGTTTTTTTACGCAGACCGGCAGTATCAATCAGCATAAACTCATGACCGTAGCGGTTGTAGTGGATATGGATAGAATCGCGGGTGGTACCGGCTATAGGGGTTACAATATTACGCTCTTCGCCAATCAGTGCATTGATGATGGATGATTTACCCACGTTAGGGCGGCCAACAATGGCGTATTTAGGCAGGGTATTTTCTTCGGCAGGCTCATCATCAAAGGTTTTAACCAGCTCGTCCAGCAGTTCGCCGGTGCCCGAACCGGTCATGGACGAGATGTTGTAGATTTCGCCTAAACCCAGGCTATAAAAAATGGTAGCGTCAGACTGCAGTGCATTATTATCTACCTTGTTTACCACGATGAACACCGGCTTTTTGCCTTTGCGCAGCAGGGTGGCTATTTCATCGTCTAAATCGGTAATGCCGGTGGTTACATCCACCATAAATATAATGGCGGTAGCTTCTTCAATGGCAATCACCACCTGCTCGCGGATGGCGGCTTCAAATACATCGTCCGAATTGGCTACGTAGCCGCCGGTATCAATTACGTTAAAGCTGCGGCCCACCCATTCGGCAATGCCATAGTGACGGTCGCGGGTAACGCCGCTAAAGTCATCAACAATGGCTTTACGCGTTTCGGTAAGTCGGTTATATAAAGTGGATTTACCTACGTTAGGACGTCCCACTATGGCTACTATGTTACTCATGTTTTGTAAAGATACAAGAGCTAAGAGCCAAGAACCAAGACATTACTGATGGATGTGCTATGGTTTTGCCTGATAACTCTCTGAATTATTTATACTCTATATTATATTGTTCTTAGCTCCTGCTCTTCAACAGCTAACTATTTTAATGTCTCTTAAGCGCTCAGCTCCTCATGCTGTTATAGCCCAGCCGCTATAAACTTCTTTGCTGATCGCTTCATTCTTTCCAAACTCTATTTCCCTACAACCTCTTGGCTCCTGGTTCTTAGCTCCTGGCTCTACCCCGCCCTTAGTCCTCGTATCCAAACTGTTTTAAGTAGTTCTTTTTGCTGCGCCAGTCGCCGATAACTTTGACGAACATCTGGAGGAATATTTTGCGCTGGAAAAATTCTTCCATGCTGCGGCGGGCGTAGGTGCCTACAATTTTAAGCATTTCGCCGTTTTTGCCGATGAGGATGTTTTTTTGCGAATCGCGCTCCACAATAATTTCGGCACTGATACGGTACAGCTGCTCGCCCTCTAAAAATTCGGTAATAATAACCTCGGTGCTGTACGGAATTTCTTTTTTGTATTGCTTAAATACCTGCTCGCGTATCATCTCCGACGCAAAAAAGCGGTCGTTACGGTCGGTCAGGAAATCCTTTTCGTAATAAGGCGGATGCTCGGGCAGGCTGTCTACCACAAAATCCATCACGCCACGGATGTTATGATCTTTAAGGGCCGAAATAGCGAAAATTGCCTTCGGGTTGAGCTTTTGCTGCCAGTACTCAATTTTGGCCTTTACGGCTTCCTCGTCGCTTTTGTCAATCTTGTTAATCAGTACGGCCAGGGGCGCCAGCGAGCCTTGCAGCTTTTCGAGTACCTCGTTTTCGTCGTGCGTTTCGTTAATGTCGGTCACCAGCAAAATTAGGTCGGCATCTACAATAGAGCCGTTTACCTGGTGCATCATGCTTTCTTGCAGGGCATAGTGCGGTTTAATAACGCCGGGCGTGTCCGAAAAAACAATTTGATAGTCGGGCTGGTTAACAATACCGAGGATGCGGTGACGGGTAGTTTGCGCCTTGGGCGTAATGATGGACATTTTTTCGCCCACGAGGGCGTTCATCAGGGTAGATTTGCCTGCGTTAGGCTTACCAATTATGCTTACAAAACCTGCCCGGTGACTCATATAAAAAATATTAAAAATAAATTTGGAGTACAAAGAAACGAATTATATCTTTGCAGTCCAATAAAAAAACAAACATAGTGCGGGATGGAGCAGTTGGTAGCTCGTCGGGCTCATAACCCGAAGGTCATAGGTTCGAGTCCTGTTCCCGCTACCTGAAAAGAAAAGCCTCAAATCGAAAGATTTGAGGCTTTTTTGGTTTGGATTGATTTATTTTGTCGCTTATTGTATATGTTGCTCGTAGCTTCTACAATAAAAGCTTGTCAAGAAAATGCTACCTTAACACTACGAGTGTTTAAAAATGAGAAGTAAAGTATTGAGCTTTTCTTGTCAAATGAGCGATTGATTGTAACTTAGTCCATGAAAGGCGAACAGTATCGTGCTGTAAAGTCGACT harbors:
- a CDS encoding YbaB/EbfC family nucleoid-associated protein, with translation MFDKILEAQQKAGEMKKRLDGITVTGAVEGGKITVTANANKVVQSIVISDEFLREADKDELEELLVTAVNKAMEQADNINQSEMAAMTKNMFGDLGGMFGQ
- a CDS encoding metal-dependent hydrolase, translated to MKLTYYGHSTVELQTGGKTLLFDPFITPNELAKHININELKPDYILISHGHGDHVADLLPIQKNSGAKVICIAEIATWLGKNGVEDAHGMNIGGSYSFDFGRVKMVYALHSSSMPDGSYGGVPAGFVIYAEGKKIYFAGDTALTYDMKLLAEEELDWAILPIGDNYTMGIDDAVKASDFIACKDIIGVHYDTFPAIKIDKDEAMEKFIKAGLNLKLPAIGDSIELVGN
- a CDS encoding glucose-1-phosphate adenylyltransferase — encoded protein: MNSKVISIVLGGGQGTRLFPLTATRSKPAVPIAGKYRLVDIPISNCLHSGFERIFVLTQFNSASLNKHIKNTYHFSSFSDSFVDILAAEQTPSNVGWFQGTADAVRQSLHHLSVHEFEYVLILSGDQLYQLDFKDMVQQHINAGAEISIATIPVHAKDVPSFGILKTDTEGVITDFIEKPKSGFESWAAEVSEEMAAKDRNYLASMGIYIFNRKALYELLQGNDHPDFGKEIIPQSIKTHRVTSYQYEGYWEDIGTIPSFFEANLGLTDDIPQFNLFDKKPIFTRARMLPPSKISGTLLEKSIIADGCIINASRITHAIIGVRTRIGLGTEIESCYVMGSDNYQTIEQIADAKAANAPIMGIGDRCKIKNAIIDKNAHIGDDVSINCGDEPLADGDYGSYTVQGGIVVVKKRAVILSGTII
- a CDS encoding glycogen/starch synthase; this translates as MKVFHLAAECYPIAKVGGLADVVGALPKYQNEAGLQASVVLPFYDRKFVQENEFDVVFEASNLLGTKRYEFEIWKERTNKLGFELFLIYIPGLLDRPEVYSYPDEREQFIAFQLAFLDWINWSQQKPDIIHCHDHHVGLIPFLLQHSALYKRLAKTVTVFTIHNGQYHGAFGYQKFDYLPEVDMAHAGLLDWNGGINPLASAIKCCDRYTTVSPSYLEELSVNSNGLELLFYLERAKGQGIINGIDTEVWNPETDPMIAAPFTPAQPEAGKLKNKQALCEHFGFSPDLPLISFIGRLVVEKGADLLPEAFTRSLTEHAGKLNILMLGAGDKETEAALTQLKAKFPNHYITYVGYNEELAHLIYAGSDFLLMPSRVEPCGLNQLYALRYGTLPIVRRTGGLIDTVLDFGDEGGYGICFNQSSVNDICYSISRAVTLYQNTTHLQLLRKRMMGLDFSWTRSAQQYIQLYESLKPTI
- the der gene encoding ribosome biogenesis GTPase Der, giving the protein MSNIVAIVGRPNVGKSTLYNRLTETRKAIVDDFSGVTRDRHYGIAEWVGRSFNVIDTGGYVANSDDVFEAAIREQVVIAIEEATAIIFMVDVTTGITDLDDEIATLLRKGKKPVFIVVNKVDNNALQSDATIFYSLGLGEIYNISSMTGSGTGELLDELVKTFDDEPAEENTLPKYAIVGRPNVGKSSIINALIGEERNIVTPIAGTTRDSIHIHYNRYGHEFMLIDTAGLRKKTKVKENIEFYSVMRTIKALEEADVIILMIDAVEGLESQDINIFHLAEKNKKGIVLVVNKWDLIEKDNKTIKRFEEQIREKTAPFTDVPIVFTSVLEKQRLLKVIETAADVYANRSKKISTSKLNDVMLPIIENYPPPALKGKHVKIKYVTQINATSPMFAFFCNLPQYVKDPYKRFIENKLRENFDFTGVPVQIFFRQK
- the era gene encoding GTPase Era — its product is MSHRAGFVSIIGKPNAGKSTLMNALVGEKMSIITPKAQTTRHRILGIVNQPDYQIVFSDTPGVIKPHYALQESMMHQVNGSIVDADLILLVTDINETHDENEVLEKLQGSLAPLAVLINKIDKSDEEAVKAKIEYWQQKLNPKAIFAISALKDHNIRGVMDFVVDSLPEHPPYYEKDFLTDRNDRFFASEMIREQVFKQYKKEIPYSTEVIITEFLEGEQLYRISAEIIVERDSQKNILIGKNGEMLKIVGTYARRSMEEFFQRKIFLQMFVKVIGDWRSKKNYLKQFGYED